In one Rhodococcus sp. B50 genomic region, the following are encoded:
- a CDS encoding acetyl/propionyl/methylcrotonyl-CoA carboxylase subunit alpha has product MPSHASAQITKVLVANRGEIAVRVIRAAKDAGYGSVAVYAEPDADAQFVKLADEAFALGGTTSAESYLVFDKILDAAAKSGADAIHPGYGFLSENADFAQAVIDAGLIWIGPSPQSIRDLGDKVTARHIAERAKAPMAAGTKDPVKNADEVVEFAKKYGVPVAIKAAFGGGGRGMKVAQTIEEIPELFESATREAVAAFGRGECFVEQYLDKARHVEAQVIADQHGNVIVAGTRDCSLQRRFQKLVEEAPAPFLTDEQRKRIHDSAKAICREAGYYGAGTVEYLVQGDTVSFLEVNTRLQVEHPVTEETAGIDLVRQQFRIANGEKLELTEDPTPRGHSFEFRINGEDAGRGFLPAPGPITVYKEPTGPGVRVDSGVVQGDVIGGQFDSMLAKLIVTGETREQALQRAARALAEFEVDGLATVIPFHRHIVENPAFVGDGEKFDVYTKWIENEWENTIEPYTGGAPIEDEDEALPRQNVVVEVGGRRVEVSLPGQFSLGGNGGGAGAIRKKPKPRKRGGGGAGKASGDAVTAPMQGTVVKVAVAEGQEVAEGELIAVLEAMKMENPVNAHKAGVVTGLAVEPGAAVTQGTVLTEIK; this is encoded by the coding sequence GTGCCCAGTCATGCCAGCGCGCAGATCACGAAGGTGCTCGTCGCGAACCGCGGCGAAATCGCTGTGCGGGTCATCCGAGCCGCCAAGGACGCGGGCTACGGCAGTGTCGCCGTCTACGCCGAACCGGACGCAGACGCACAGTTCGTGAAGCTCGCCGACGAGGCGTTCGCACTGGGCGGCACCACCTCGGCCGAGTCCTACCTGGTGTTCGACAAGATCCTCGACGCCGCGGCCAAGTCCGGCGCCGACGCCATCCACCCCGGCTACGGCTTCCTCTCCGAGAACGCCGACTTCGCGCAGGCCGTGATCGACGCCGGCCTCATCTGGATCGGCCCCTCGCCGCAGTCCATCCGCGACCTCGGCGACAAGGTCACCGCCCGCCACATCGCCGAGCGCGCCAAGGCCCCGATGGCGGCCGGCACCAAGGACCCGGTGAAGAACGCCGACGAGGTCGTCGAGTTCGCGAAGAAGTACGGCGTGCCGGTCGCGATCAAGGCCGCCTTCGGTGGTGGCGGACGCGGCATGAAGGTCGCGCAGACCATCGAGGAGATCCCCGAGCTGTTCGAGTCGGCCACGCGTGAGGCCGTCGCCGCCTTCGGTCGCGGCGAGTGCTTCGTCGAGCAGTACCTCGACAAGGCCCGTCACGTCGAAGCCCAGGTCATCGCCGACCAGCACGGCAACGTCATCGTCGCCGGCACCCGCGACTGCTCGCTGCAGCGCCGCTTCCAGAAGCTGGTCGAGGAGGCCCCCGCGCCGTTCCTGACCGACGAGCAGCGCAAGCGCATCCACGACTCCGCCAAGGCCATCTGCCGCGAGGCCGGTTACTACGGCGCCGGCACGGTCGAGTACCTCGTGCAGGGCGACACTGTGTCCTTCCTCGAGGTCAACACCCGCCTGCAGGTCGAGCACCCGGTCACCGAGGAGACCGCCGGTATCGACCTCGTGCGCCAGCAGTTCCGCATCGCCAACGGCGAGAAGCTCGAGCTCACCGAGGACCCGACCCCGCGCGGCCACAGCTTCGAGTTCCGCATCAACGGTGAGGACGCCGGTCGCGGCTTCCTTCCCGCCCCCGGCCCGATCACCGTCTACAAGGAGCCCACGGGCCCCGGCGTCCGCGTCGACTCGGGTGTCGTCCAGGGCGACGTCATCGGCGGCCAGTTCGACTCGATGCTCGCCAAGCTGATCGTCACCGGCGAGACCCGCGAGCAGGCGCTGCAGCGGGCCGCCCGCGCGCTGGCGGAGTTCGAGGTCGACGGCCTGGCGACGGTCATCCCGTTCCACCGCCACATCGTCGAGAACCCGGCTTTCGTCGGCGACGGCGAGAAGTTCGACGTCTACACCAAGTGGATCGAGAACGAGTGGGAGAACACCATCGAGCCGTACACCGGCGGTGCCCCCATCGAGGACGAGGACGAGGCACTGCCGCGCCAGAACGTGGTCGTCGAGGTCGGCGGACGCCGCGTCGAGGTGTCGCTGCCCGGTCAGTTCTCGCTCGGTGGTAACGGCGGTGGCGCCGGTGCGATCCGCAAGAAGCCGAAGCCCCGCAAGCGCGGTGGCGGCGGCGCCGGCAAGGCGTCGGGCGATGCGGTGACCGCACCCATGCAGGGCACCGTCGTCAAGGTTGCGGTCGCAGAGGGCCAGGAGGTCGCCGAGGGCGAACTCATCGCCGTGCTCGAGGCCATGAAGATGGAGAACCCGGTCAACGCCCACAAGGCGGGCGTCGTCACCGGCCTCGCGG
- a CDS encoding condensation domain-containing protein, producing MEFTELADYRIPPGVLTEWLPCAAEDDWREDPRPASYIHEAHLRRTSGIRYGGGRDSWLGTAFEVAGPLDTERFRRALQRWIDRHEPLRSHAHLAEEQSGGLVRRTAPPGRVSVRPIRHDPADPDTIRDHLLGLFDDYTTPHLWPSYVFATLERTADEHPDGTDDAGGTDGAHERFTVFFGADHSIIDGYSVVLVAHEISALYEEERTGRAADLFPVGSYIDFGAAERDESAHLDDDHEAVQIWRRTLTECGGEPPAFPLPIGARPPHATPQQRLSERWFDDDEASAFSACCRRAGTGFFAGVLACFGRATAEITGAERFRTVAPAHTRAGPIWAGSLGWFVGLRPIDLNLTSTTDFDTLAMRAGDELHRTRASARVPFVRVGELLGVPIRPRFVVSYMDVRFVPMAAQWPEWNAQALRSRSFTHDVYVWINRTPEGVNMSARFPDNTVAGENVPRLITRTRELMHEVAVGGPWSAQPETATVPPTGE from the coding sequence ATGGAGTTCACCGAGCTCGCCGACTACCGGATCCCGCCCGGCGTTCTGACCGAATGGCTGCCCTGCGCGGCCGAGGACGACTGGCGCGAGGACCCCCGTCCCGCCTCGTACATCCACGAGGCGCATCTGAGGCGTACCTCGGGGATCCGGTACGGCGGCGGCCGCGACTCCTGGCTCGGCACGGCCTTCGAGGTCGCCGGGCCGCTCGACACCGAGCGGTTCCGGCGGGCCCTGCAACGCTGGATCGACCGGCACGAACCGTTGCGCAGCCATGCCCACCTCGCCGAGGAGCAGAGCGGCGGCCTGGTGCGGCGCACCGCACCGCCGGGCAGGGTGTCGGTGCGGCCCATCCGGCACGATCCCGCCGATCCGGATACGATCCGCGACCACCTGCTCGGCCTGTTCGACGACTACACGACGCCGCATCTGTGGCCCTCCTACGTCTTCGCGACGCTCGAACGCACAGCGGACGAGCACCCGGACGGCACGGACGACGCCGGCGGTACCGATGGCGCGCACGAGCGATTCACGGTCTTCTTCGGCGCCGACCACTCCATCATCGACGGGTACTCCGTTGTGCTCGTCGCGCACGAGATCTCGGCGCTCTACGAGGAGGAGCGCACCGGTCGCGCGGCCGACCTGTTCCCGGTGGGGAGCTATATCGACTTCGGCGCCGCCGAACGGGACGAGTCCGCACATCTGGACGACGATCACGAGGCCGTGCAGATCTGGCGGCGCACCCTGACCGAATGCGGAGGCGAGCCACCGGCCTTCCCCCTTCCCATCGGTGCGCGACCCCCGCACGCGACACCTCAGCAGCGACTGTCCGAACGCTGGTTCGACGACGACGAGGCGAGTGCCTTCTCCGCGTGCTGCCGTCGTGCGGGGACGGGTTTCTTCGCCGGCGTGCTGGCGTGTTTCGGCCGGGCCACCGCGGAGATCACCGGAGCCGAGCGGTTCCGGACCGTCGCGCCCGCGCACACCCGTGCCGGGCCGATCTGGGCGGGTTCGCTCGGCTGGTTCGTCGGTCTTCGACCGATCGATCTGAACCTTACGAGCACAACGGATTTCGACACCCTGGCGATGCGGGCCGGCGACGAATTGCACCGCACCCGGGCGAGTGCGCGGGTGCCGTTCGTGCGGGTGGGCGAACTCCTCGGCGTCCCCATCCGTCCTCGGTTCGTCGTGTCCTACATGGACGTACGGTTCGTTCCCATGGCAGCCCAGTGGCCCGAATGGAACGCCCAGGCCCTGCGCAGCCGCAGCTTCACCCACGACGTGTACGTCTGGATCAACCGCACCCCCGAGGGCGTGAACATGTCGGCGCGATTCCCCGACAACACGGTCGCGGGCGAGAACGTCCCCCGCCTCATCACCCGCACCCGCGAGCTGATGCACGAGGTCGCGGTCGGCGGGCCGTGGAGCGCGCAGCCCGAAACGGCCACGGTCCCACCTACCGGTGAGTAG
- a CDS encoding SufE family protein translates to MSIPAPLAEIVDDFAAVDGQDKLQLLLEFSRELPPLPSELEEAAMEPVPECQSPLFLSVDASDRSQVKLHFSAPPEAPTTRGFASILHQGLDGLSAQEILDVPDDFYASLGLAEAVSPLRLRGMSAMLTRIKRHLRT, encoded by the coding sequence ATGAGCATCCCCGCCCCGCTCGCCGAGATCGTCGACGACTTCGCTGCCGTCGACGGTCAGGACAAGCTGCAGTTGCTGCTCGAATTCAGCCGCGAGCTCCCGCCGCTTCCCTCCGAACTGGAGGAAGCGGCGATGGAGCCGGTGCCGGAGTGCCAGTCGCCGCTGTTCCTGTCCGTCGACGCATCCGACCGGTCGCAGGTGAAGCTCCATTTCAGTGCACCCCCGGAGGCGCCGACCACGCGCGGATTCGCCTCGATCCTGCACCAGGGACTCGACGGCCTCAGCGCGCAGGAGATCCTCGACGTGCCCGACGACTTCTACGCGTCGCTCGGCCTCGCCGAGGCGGTCAGCCCGCTGCGGCTGCGCGGGATGAGCGCGATGCTCACGCGCATCAAGCGGCACCTCCGAACCTGA
- a CDS encoding sulfurtransferase, whose product MPVAPDSNPSFAAYADPSRLVSTEWLSAHLGHPEVKVVESDEDVLLYDVGHIPGAVKIDWHLDLNDPVTRDYIDGEQFAALMDRKGIRRTDTVIIYGDKSNWWAAYALWVFTLFGHEDVRLLDGGRDAWISENRDTTLDIPSATTSGYPVVERNDALIRAFKDDVLAHLGTGPLVDVRSPQEYTGERTHMPDYPEEGALRGGHIPTAVSIPWAKAAAPDGRFRARAELDEIYGDIAKDADVIAYCRIGERSSHTWFVLTHLLGYSNVRNYDGSWTEWGNAVRVPIAKGDEPGEVPAA is encoded by the coding sequence GTGCCCGTCGCACCCGATAGCAACCCTTCGTTCGCCGCATACGCGGATCCCAGCCGTCTCGTGTCGACGGAGTGGTTGTCCGCTCATCTCGGCCATCCCGAAGTGAAGGTCGTAGAGTCCGACGAGGACGTCCTGCTCTACGACGTGGGGCACATCCCCGGTGCGGTGAAGATCGACTGGCATCTCGATCTCAACGATCCCGTCACCCGCGACTACATCGACGGCGAGCAGTTCGCCGCGCTCATGGACCGCAAGGGCATCCGTCGCACCGACACCGTGATCATCTACGGCGACAAGTCCAACTGGTGGGCCGCCTACGCGCTGTGGGTCTTCACCCTCTTCGGTCACGAGGACGTCCGGCTTCTCGACGGTGGCCGCGACGCGTGGATCTCCGAGAACCGCGACACCACCCTCGACATCCCGTCCGCCACGACGAGCGGCTACCCGGTCGTCGAGCGCAACGACGCGCTGATCCGCGCGTTCAAGGACGACGTCCTCGCACACCTGGGCACGGGTCCGCTGGTCGACGTGCGGTCGCCCCAGGAGTACACGGGCGAGCGCACCCACATGCCCGACTACCCGGAGGAGGGGGCACTGCGCGGCGGCCACATCCCCACGGCGGTGTCGATCCCGTGGGCGAAGGCCGCAGCGCCCGACGGCCGGTTCCGTGCGCGGGCCGAGCTCGACGAGATCTACGGCGACATCGCGAAGGACGCCGACGTGATCGCCTACTGCCGGATCGGCGAGCGGTCGAGCCACACCTGGTTCGTCCTCACCCATCTGCTCGGGTACTCGAACGTGCGCAACTACGACGGTTCGTGGACCGAGTGGGGCAACGCGGTCCGCGTGCCCATCGCCAAGGGCGACGAGCCCGGAGAAGTGCCGGCCGCATGA